One Candidatus Bathyarchaeota archaeon genomic region harbors:
- a CDS encoding dolichol kinase, with product MISYYEIVATVLLLMWVIFVATILTQRTYKHMIRRGMEHYVAVYYNRKVIHILAGGFCALIVPFVFSTYMLPLIMACMLALFLYLPHRTGKIFTWFQTEDNMYEVSFCIMWGAIISLGWLLSGGNFWIGILPVLFMSIGDAVTGIVRNLLYGKRTKSWWGNLAMAFFSVTVGAVLGYAGILAGAAASFIEHFEFNPIDDNVTVPIISFIILMLAKTYAPWLLTI from the coding sequence GATTTTCGTAGCAACTATCCTTACACAGAGAACCTATAAACACATGATAAGACGCGGGATGGAACATTACGTTGCAGTCTACTACAACCGTAAGGTCATCCACATTCTAGCCGGAGGATTTTGCGCCCTCATTGTACCCTTCGTATTTAGCACGTATATGTTACCGTTGATTATGGCTTGTATGCTGGCGTTATTCTTATACTTGCCTCATAGGACTGGAAAAATTTTTACTTGGTTCCAGACTGAAGATAACATGTATGAGGTTTCATTCTGTATAATGTGGGGTGCGATAATTTCGCTGGGATGGCTTCTTTCGGGTGGAAATTTCTGGATTGGAATTTTGCCTGTTCTTTTCATGTCAATTGGAGACGCGGTGACTGGAATTGTTAGAAATCTCCTTTATGGAAAGAGAACAAAATCTTGGTGGGGAAATTTAGCTATGGCTTTTTTCTCTGTTACAGTGGGAGCAGTCCTCGGATACGCAGGCATATTGGCAGGTGCAGCGGCTTCCTTTATCGAACATTTCGAGTTTAATCCAATAGACGATAATGTTACGGTACCAATAATATCGTTTATTATTCTTATGCTTGCTAAGACTTATGCTCCGTGGCTTCTGACCATATGA